A genomic window from Serinus canaria isolate serCan28SL12 chromosome 4A, serCan2020, whole genome shotgun sequence includes:
- the LOC108962036 gene encoding uncharacterized protein LOC108962036 translates to MGCLRSPSEVPTQAEHLAEEVAASQDTCGKGAMEEQNPSPQSPKERRQLRDGGRGQQEDGTRCISTLPRKLPPSHTSSSSRPQLQQPRGSQGRSLHRLTLPRSSQGLSLTRLTLPRSSQGSQARSLPRLTSSRSTLSSAGTESRLSSDEGGREQGPQGRKSRPGGSLQPAILASRAAARGQHRPVRSRRGCSGPVGPQPASMRKPIPDPQRKASHHVDQEAQTETWAQEANSAVQYAEQETQTDTVAEDENNSAAPLMADQETETETPIQERNSASPQITDEWTQTKAHSSAPSTGTEALAHQQPPSLSCRVFWRCCMAGQPHGASALQDLRDSRSSRQPLQPEQSTPEKWGWTALPPYSWPWLIEMNQF, encoded by the exons ATGGGGTGTTTACGGAGCCCCTCTGAGGTACCAACTCAAGCAGAACACCTTGCTGAGGAAGTAGCAGCTTCCCAGGACACCTGTGGAAAAGGAGCCATGGAGGAGCAGAACCCCAGTCCCCAGAGCCCCAAGGAGAGGCGCCAGCTGAGAGACGGAGGGAGAGGCCAACAGGAGGATGGCACCAGGTGTATCAGCACCCTGCCCAGGAAGCTGCCTCCATCCCacacctcttcctcctcccgCCCGCAGCTACAGCAGCCTCGGGGCAGCCAGGGCCGGTCCCTGCACCGGCTGACACTGCCCCGCAGCTCCCAGGGCCTGTCCCTAACCCGGCTGACACTGCCccgcagctcccagggcagccaggcccGGTCCCTGCCCCGACTGACATCGTCCCGCAGCACCCTGAGCTCGGCGGGTACTGAGAGCCGTCTCAGCTCAGACGAGGGGGGCCGGGAACAAGGCCCTCAGGGGCGCAAGTCTCGCCCGGGTGGCTCCTTGCAGCCAGCCATCCTGGCCAGCCGAGCTGCAGCCCGTGGCCAGCACCGACCTGTGAGAAGCCGCCGGGGCTGCAGCGGCCCGGTGGGGCCACAACCG GCCTCTATGAGGAAACCAATTCCTGACCCACAGAGAAAGGCCTCTCACCATGTGGATCAGGAAGCCCAGACTGAGACCTGGGCACAAGAGGCGAATTCAGCTGTTCAGTATGCTGAGCAGGAGACACAGACAGATACTGTGGCAGAAGACGAGAACAATTCAGCTGCTCCCCTCATGGCTGACCAGGAGACAGAAACTGAGACTCCAATACAAGAGAGAAATTCAGCTTCTCCTCAAATCACTGACGAGTGGACACAGACCAAggcccacagctctgccccctccACAGGCACTGAGGCCCTGGCTCACCAGCAGCCgccctccctgtcctgcagggtATTCTGGCGCTGCTGCATGGCTGGACAGCCTCATGGTGCCAGTGCCCTGCAGGATCTCAGGGACAGCCgcagctccaggcagccacTACAGCCTGAGCAGAGCACACCAGAGAAGTGGGGttggacagcactgccacccTACTCTTGGCCATGGCTCATAGAGATGAAccaattttaa